The Caulifigura coniformis genome includes a region encoding these proteins:
- a CDS encoding ComEC/Rec2 family competence protein codes for MARSTRPPRFPDRSPLLPAAAAFAVGIVVDRHFSFPPVGLFLLALLSTIAAVTLWRSKWPGTLCLVAALATLGALRHHQVWTLRGPEDLSRIDLVDDTPVRLVGVVESPVDVRRSEESPDTPAWMWVDRSSFNLRAERLVGNQIVPTSGLVRVDVSGHLPPIEIGDRIEVLGHIRIPGEPRDPEGFDLRLWLKSQGIDRAIVVGHPEGVVRLGSAVTLRHRLSRVRHSLRSRSEQVLTQNLGPDVRAVGTSLLLGTRAGLTNEIRDAFIDSGTMHLLAISGLHVAILAGLVLAVCRLSGTSSTWTVLIVVSTLWGYALVTDLRPPVLRSVVLGCLAVLALAGARQVSGPNLLAGTAFLLLLWNPGDLFDLGAQLSFLAVGAILWSTKLIAAWRRSHSPDPLAPESTHWYRAWKWMRDKSAEGYVVTAAIWLFTLPLTLAWFHLFAPIGFLVNVILVPFSGPLLTAGFATLGVGLLAPSLAWIPATAYDFCLRVLMFVVHGAAHTPFANVPTPGPAAWQLAVFYGLLFAAIVVPRTLWKRRLWLSLGIAVVVMLGLAVRPRTAADLVVSFLDVGHGGAVLFEFPGGQTALFDAGSFGRGDAAGETIQRALETRRITGLDALILSHADADHYNAAASLLQRFPVGVVYVSQAFPDMTQRSVSRLCETVVGEQLPLRIIQAGDAMMLRGECTLDVLHPSGGFRDRLDNAHSIVLRARFAGRTVLVTGDVEKSGVRALLETHPPGRIDVFQAPHHGGRMSNTTDLARWALPRYVVACNRDDTVLPHLKNVYADADRILTSASHGTVTATIRRNGEIELATTRGNLP; via the coding sequence TTGGCTCGTTCGACCCGGCCCCCGAGATTTCCGGATCGGTCGCCGCTGCTTCCCGCCGCGGCTGCGTTCGCCGTCGGCATTGTCGTCGACCGACATTTCTCGTTTCCCCCTGTCGGCCTCTTTCTGCTGGCGCTGCTATCGACCATTGCGGCCGTCACACTCTGGCGCTCGAAATGGCCCGGGACGCTTTGTCTCGTCGCGGCACTCGCCACCCTCGGCGCCCTGCGACATCATCAGGTCTGGACGCTCCGCGGGCCTGAGGATCTTTCCCGGATCGACCTCGTGGATGACACGCCTGTCCGGCTGGTCGGCGTCGTCGAGTCGCCCGTGGATGTTCGCAGGTCCGAGGAATCGCCCGACACCCCGGCCTGGATGTGGGTCGACAGATCCTCCTTCAATCTGCGCGCCGAACGACTGGTGGGGAATCAGATCGTTCCCACTTCCGGCCTCGTCCGCGTCGATGTCAGTGGCCACCTTCCGCCCATCGAGATCGGCGATAGGATCGAAGTCCTCGGTCACATACGCATTCCCGGCGAGCCGCGTGACCCGGAAGGGTTCGACCTCCGTTTGTGGCTGAAATCGCAGGGGATCGACCGGGCAATCGTCGTCGGGCATCCGGAAGGCGTCGTCAGGCTCGGTTCCGCCGTGACGCTCAGGCATCGGCTTTCCCGCGTAAGGCACAGCCTCCGCAGCCGAAGCGAACAGGTTCTCACCCAGAACCTCGGCCCGGACGTCCGGGCGGTCGGAACTTCGCTCCTGCTCGGCACGCGCGCGGGCCTGACGAACGAAATCCGGGACGCGTTTATCGACAGCGGAACGATGCACCTGCTGGCGATCTCGGGGCTTCACGTCGCCATTCTGGCCGGACTCGTGCTCGCGGTCTGCCGGCTGTCGGGCACCTCATCAACTTGGACTGTCCTGATCGTCGTCTCGACATTGTGGGGCTATGCGCTCGTCACGGATCTCCGGCCCCCGGTTCTCCGCTCCGTGGTGCTCGGTTGCCTGGCCGTCCTCGCTCTTGCTGGGGCGAGGCAGGTCTCGGGCCCCAACCTTCTCGCGGGGACGGCGTTCCTCCTGCTTCTCTGGAATCCGGGAGATCTGTTCGATCTGGGAGCCCAGCTCTCATTTCTGGCCGTCGGCGCCATCCTGTGGAGCACGAAACTGATCGCTGCGTGGAGACGCAGTCACTCGCCAGACCCGCTGGCTCCAGAATCGACGCATTGGTATCGCGCCTGGAAATGGATGCGCGACAAGTCCGCAGAGGGCTACGTCGTCACTGCGGCCATCTGGCTGTTCACGCTTCCTCTCACGCTCGCGTGGTTTCACCTGTTTGCTCCAATCGGGTTCCTCGTCAACGTGATCCTCGTGCCGTTTTCCGGCCCGCTGCTGACTGCAGGGTTCGCCACGCTCGGAGTCGGCCTGCTGGCGCCCTCGCTCGCGTGGATCCCGGCAACCGCCTACGACTTCTGCCTGCGCGTGCTCATGTTCGTCGTGCACGGAGCTGCGCACACTCCCTTCGCGAACGTCCCGACACCCGGCCCCGCGGCCTGGCAACTCGCCGTCTTCTATGGGCTCTTGTTTGCCGCCATCGTGGTTCCCCGGACGCTCTGGAAGCGACGCCTCTGGCTCTCGTTGGGAATCGCAGTCGTCGTGATGCTCGGGTTGGCCGTCAGGCCGCGCACAGCCGCGGACCTGGTCGTGAGCTTCCTCGACGTGGGGCACGGCGGTGCCGTCCTGTTCGAATTTCCCGGAGGCCAGACGGCGCTCTTCGACGCTGGCTCCTTCGGGCGGGGCGATGCTGCAGGAGAAACCATCCAGAGGGCCCTCGAGACACGACGCATCACCGGACTCGACGCCTTGATCCTGTCCCACGCCGACGCAGACCACTACAACGCGGCCGCCTCCCTGCTGCAGCGTTTCCCGGTCGGCGTCGTCTATGTTTCCCAGGCCTTCCCCGACATGACTCAGCGGAGCGTCTCCCGGCTGTGTGAGACGGTCGTCGGGGAGCAACTGCCGCTGCGAATCATTCAGGCCGGAGATGCGATGATGTTGAGAGGGGAGTGCACGCTGGACGTCCTGCACCCATCGGGCGGTTTTCGTGACAGGCTCGACAACGCACACAGCATCGTGCTCCGTGCGCGCTTCGCCGGCCGCACCGTCCTGGTGACGGGAGATGTCGAGAAGTCTGGTGTCCGGGCCCTGTTGGAGACGCATCCACCCGGGCGGATCGATGTCTTCCAGGCGCCTCATCATGGCGGACGGATGTCGAATACGACCGATCTCGCGCGCTGGGCCCTGCCGCGTTACGTGGTAGCCTGCAATCGCGACGACACTGTGCTGCCACATCTCAAGAACGTGTATGCCGATGCCGACCGCATCCTGACGTCCGCCAGCCACGGAACCGTCACGGCGACGATTCGCCGCAATGGAGAAATCGAACTGGCGACCACCCGCGGAAACCTGCCATGA
- a CDS encoding vitamin K epoxide reductase family protein codes for MTSAASTSSNSPLARWRVAAVALSIAAALVAGYLGIMSMQARGTPWGCGAGSGCANVLQSRWSNVAGIPVGFFAVVMYLTMALLSWNAGPRHVRIVTALAAAVLSSAIYFGLLQVVIIQAICPWCMLDHTLGIAASLAAMVVARRQTVRSPTVNPVSGQRSDPFETEPAPPPMPGRRASAAGSVMAGVGLTMLFVGVQHFTARAPDVARIESTFEESGGALTLALREGTVSLQQAGLPAIGRPDAKQRLVLMFDYCCPHCREAHNTIRRLQLSAGDAWRVLFVPAPLNSECNPAVEETEDRFRDACRLAKLSLAVWRVKPADWPAFDAWLFEPETPRSAREAHDHASALYGELEIAEALAHASLDSTIAVGVHAFHASGGKVLPVILSPGSAGIAGRTDSEQELRELLAREFGFPQAPAPESTPR; via the coding sequence ATGACTTCCGCTGCCTCCACCTCCAGCAATTCCCCTCTCGCCAGATGGCGCGTCGCTGCCGTTGCGCTGTCGATCGCCGCGGCCCTCGTGGCCGGCTATCTGGGGATCATGTCGATGCAGGCCCGCGGCACTCCCTGGGGCTGCGGGGCTGGCTCCGGCTGCGCAAACGTCCTTCAGAGCCGGTGGTCGAATGTCGCAGGGATCCCCGTGGGATTCTTCGCGGTCGTGATGTATCTGACGATGGCCCTCCTCAGCTGGAACGCCGGCCCGCGACATGTCCGGATCGTCACTGCGCTTGCAGCGGCCGTCCTGTCCTCAGCCATCTATTTCGGCCTGCTGCAGGTCGTCATCATTCAGGCGATCTGTCCCTGGTGCATGCTCGACCACACGCTCGGAATCGCTGCGTCGCTGGCGGCGATGGTCGTCGCGCGGCGGCAGACGGTCCGCAGCCCCACGGTCAATCCTGTCTCAGGCCAGCGAAGCGACCCTTTTGAGACCGAACCTGCTCCACCGCCAATGCCGGGACGTCGCGCCTCAGCGGCCGGAAGCGTCATGGCCGGCGTTGGCCTGACCATGCTCTTTGTCGGTGTTCAACACTTCACAGCCCGGGCTCCCGACGTCGCGCGCATCGAATCGACGTTTGAAGAATCAGGGGGCGCTTTGACGCTCGCCCTCAGGGAGGGAACCGTCTCGCTGCAGCAGGCGGGACTGCCGGCAATCGGCAGGCCCGATGCGAAACAGCGGCTCGTCCTGATGTTCGACTATTGCTGTCCCCACTGCCGCGAGGCTCACAACACCATCCGTCGCCTGCAGCTTTCCGCTGGCGACGCCTGGCGCGTGCTGTTCGTCCCCGCGCCGCTCAATTCCGAGTGCAACCCCGCCGTCGAGGAAACCGAAGACCGCTTTCGGGACGCGTGCCGCCTCGCGAAGCTGTCGCTGGCGGTCTGGAGAGTCAAACCGGCCGATTGGCCTGCATTCGACGCGTGGCTGTTCGAACCCGAGACGCCGCGATCAGCCCGCGAGGCCCACGATCATGCCAGCGCGCTCTATGGCGAATTGGAGATCGCGGAAGCGCTCGCCCACGCGTCCCTCGACTCCACGATCGCCGTGGGAGTCCACGCGTTTCACGCCTCGGGAGGAAAGGTTCTGCCGGTCATCCTGTCGCCCGGATCAGCGGGGATCGCCGGAAGAACCGATTCGGAGCAGGAACTGAGGGAACTTCTCGCCAGAGAGTTTGGGTTCCCGCAAGCGCCTGCTCCTGAATCAACCCCACGATGA
- a CDS encoding 3-keto-disaccharide hydrolase has product MLLRCLLLTAFAMCPALTQAQEIGSFERPVVPTQTIELLNGKDLNGFYTWLTDGGHEDPRQVFTVQPDGTLRISGDGFGGLITRQSYSKYHLVMEYRWGTVTWAPRKEKARDGGLLLHAYGPDGGFGGTKDKPGPWMTSIEFQIIEGGVGDILVLQGLDEKGNRLEAACTAEVQKDRDGENCWKAGGDKQRFTKGRINWFGRDPDWKDTVGFRGKDDPDSPGQEWTRLDCYATGDSLTYLVNGTLVNRVTEVTPNRGKILLQTEGAEMFVRKFELRPLPEKLP; this is encoded by the coding sequence ATGCTTCTTCGATGTCTGCTGCTGACTGCATTTGCGATGTGCCCTGCCCTGACGCAGGCCCAGGAGATCGGATCGTTCGAACGCCCGGTCGTTCCCACGCAAACGATCGAACTGCTGAACGGCAAGGATCTGAACGGGTTCTATACATGGCTGACGGACGGCGGCCATGAAGACCCGCGGCAGGTGTTCACCGTTCAGCCCGACGGAACCCTGCGGATCTCGGGAGACGGATTCGGCGGCCTGATCACGCGGCAGAGCTACTCGAAGTACCACCTCGTCATGGAGTACCGCTGGGGAACCGTGACCTGGGCGCCGCGCAAGGAAAAGGCCCGCGACGGCGGCCTGCTCCTGCACGCCTACGGCCCGGACGGCGGGTTCGGTGGAACCAAGGACAAACCGGGCCCGTGGATGACGTCGATCGAGTTCCAGATCATTGAAGGGGGCGTCGGCGACATCCTTGTCCTGCAGGGGCTCGATGAGAAAGGAAACCGGCTCGAGGCGGCCTGCACCGCGGAAGTGCAGAAAGACCGCGATGGGGAGAACTGCTGGAAGGCAGGCGGCGACAAGCAGCGCTTCACGAAGGGACGCATCAACTGGTTCGGCCGCGACCCGGACTGGAAAGACACGGTCGGATTCCGCGGGAAGGACGACCCGGACAGCCCGGGTCAGGAATGGACGCGTCTGGACTGCTACGCGACCGGCGATTCGCTCACTTACCTCGTGAACGGCACGCTGGTGAACCGGGTCACTGAAGTGACTCCCAACCGGGGAAAAATCCTGCTGCAGACGGAAGGGGCGGAGATGTTCGTCCGCAAGTTCGAACTGCGTCCGCTGCCGGAGAAGCTTCCCTGA
- a CDS encoding Dabb family protein, translated as MNRSVPLTLVVTLVVAFGILQMSTAAPDTPGLLRHVVLFKFKTDAPKEKVQEVVDAFARLPQQIDAIKDFEAGTDNSPEMKSKGFTHCFVVTFANEKGREVYLPHPAHQAFVKIVGPVLDDVLVVDYWTK; from the coding sequence ATGAACAGATCGGTCCCACTCACATTGGTTGTCACTCTCGTCGTGGCCTTCGGAATACTCCAGATGTCGACGGCTGCTCCTGATACTCCCGGGCTCCTTCGCCACGTGGTCCTCTTCAAGTTCAAGACGGACGCTCCGAAGGAGAAGGTGCAGGAAGTCGTCGATGCGTTCGCCAGGCTGCCCCAGCAGATCGATGCGATCAAGGACTTCGAGGCGGGGACCGACAACAGCCCCGAGATGAAATCCAAGGGATTCACCCACTGCTTCGTCGTCACGTTCGCCAATGAAAAAGGGAGGGAAGTGTATCTTCCGCATCCCGCCCACCAGGCGTTCGTGAAGATCGTCGGGCCCGTGCTGGACGATGTGCTCGTCGTCGACTACTGGACGAAGTGA
- a CDS encoding DNA repair protein: protein MNSLFASSESESAEPGPFRAPAEARRRLDRLQDRRDERVKKSIDLNAKFQAIDSYLAIADNVSAALKSLSDQLFQQTLDVVQEKLTIALQEILEQPIQFQARADFKRGAAIVEFAILRDGQEEDIMRGQGGSVANVLSVGLRMFALTALDPQRHRGFLVLDEQDCWLRPELVPRLVKMVHDAARALGFQVLMISHHDVALFDQYADKIYEFKPEPDGAVNVEERVTRAAVVDA from the coding sequence ATGAATTCGCTGTTTGCCTCGAGCGAGTCGGAGTCGGCCGAACCTGGTCCGTTCCGTGCGCCGGCGGAAGCCCGCCGGCGGCTCGACCGGCTGCAGGATCGTCGTGACGAACGGGTGAAGAAGTCGATCGACCTGAACGCAAAGTTCCAGGCGATCGACAGCTACCTGGCGATCGCTGACAACGTATCCGCGGCGCTCAAGTCTCTCAGCGACCAGCTGTTCCAGCAGACACTCGACGTCGTGCAGGAAAAGCTGACGATTGCGCTGCAGGAGATTCTCGAGCAGCCGATCCAGTTCCAGGCGCGGGCCGATTTCAAGCGCGGCGCGGCGATCGTGGAGTTTGCGATTCTCCGCGATGGTCAGGAAGAAGACATCATGCGGGGCCAGGGAGGCTCCGTCGCGAACGTGCTCAGCGTCGGCCTGAGGATGTTTGCACTCACCGCCCTCGATCCGCAGCGACACCGCGGCTTTCTCGTTCTCGACGAGCAGGACTGCTGGCTGCGCCCGGAGCTGGTTCCGCGGCTCGTGAAGATGGTGCACGACGCGGCCCGGGCACTCGGATTTCAGGTGTTGATGATCAGCCATCATGACGTGGCCCTGTTCGACCAGTACGCGGACAAGATCTACGAGTTCAAGCCTGAGCCGGACGGAGCTGTGAACGTGGAAGAGCGGGTCACAAGAGCAGCGGTCGTCGACGCCTAG
- a CDS encoding metallophosphoesterase: MGKGPYAGLLLIGDPHLEGRIPGFRKDDYPNAILQKLTWALDYAEEHHLLPAILGDLFDKPRDNPNWLLVSLLGILQGRNVLSLYGNHDVHYNPELTEHDSLQLLVQAGVLTLVAADSPWQGVMNGRAVVVGGSSYRHAIPERFVAPAATIGSGTPGTGPFVVWLTHHDILCPGYDDGRIKPVEIEGVDLLVNGHIHRRLEPVACGRTTWITPGNISRRSRSDASRLHVPSVLRIDVRAEGHELSYVTVPHLPFDDVFHEGITETVVDDRPSAFVEGLAQLQARRTAGGAGLIAFLDQNLNQFEPEVAAEIRRLASEVTSETSV, encoded by the coding sequence ATGGGTAAGGGCCCCTATGCCGGCCTGCTCCTGATCGGTGATCCGCACCTGGAAGGACGCATCCCGGGGTTCCGGAAGGATGACTATCCGAACGCCATCCTTCAAAAACTGACGTGGGCGCTCGACTATGCCGAGGAGCACCATCTGCTTCCGGCGATCCTGGGAGACCTGTTCGACAAGCCGCGCGACAACCCGAACTGGCTGCTGGTCAGCCTGCTGGGGATTCTGCAGGGGCGAAATGTCCTCAGCCTCTATGGCAACCACGACGTCCACTACAACCCGGAGCTAACCGAGCACGATTCGTTGCAGCTTCTTGTGCAGGCAGGCGTGTTGACTCTCGTCGCCGCCGACTCGCCGTGGCAGGGGGTCATGAATGGACGGGCGGTTGTCGTCGGCGGCTCGTCCTATCGGCATGCCATCCCGGAGCGTTTCGTCGCTCCCGCCGCGACGATCGGCTCCGGCACGCCGGGAACAGGGCCGTTCGTCGTCTGGCTGACTCATCACGACATACTGTGCCCAGGATATGACGACGGCCGAATCAAGCCTGTCGAGATTGAAGGGGTCGATCTGCTCGTGAACGGGCACATCCACCGCCGGCTGGAGCCTGTGGCATGCGGCCGGACGACGTGGATCACTCCGGGAAACATCAGCCGACGATCACGGAGCGACGCTTCGCGGCTGCATGTGCCGTCGGTCCTGAGAATCGATGTGCGCGCGGAGGGCCATGAACTGAGTTATGTCACCGTTCCGCACCTGCCGTTTGACGACGTGTTTCATGAAGGAATTACCGAAACGGTCGTGGACGACCGGCCTTCCGCATTTGTGGAGGGACTGGCCCAGCTGCAGGCGCGGCGGACGGCCGGCGGGGCCGGATTGATTGCCTTCCTCGACCAGAATCTGAACCAGTTTGAACCTGAGGTGGCGGCCGAGATCCGCCGTCTTGCCAGTGAGGTCACCAGTGAAACGAGCGTCTGA
- a CDS encoding AAA family ATPase, whose amino-acid sequence MITRIELHNFMSHRKTVIEPSPGLTVLVGPNNCGKSALVAALQILCHNENSTYVKRHGTKECAVVVHTSEGHVIEWRRKTSPRYLINGTEHSRLGNAGIPAELHPLLRLPVVADDADDSFDVHFGSQKSPIFLLNSKAGAAAKFFASSSDAIRLLEMQQRHKEKVTEGRRQHQRLEADAAIVSAELKVLEATVPVDVELSGLETEFARLNGIQSEIEALTRSEFELVDRLEQANRYKVERDALSRLTTPPVLEDEAPLERSSEQIEAALQSTARLQAECRSLGELQTPPQLADEAGIDRLAEQLDATARQIDVLARQRAALEGLASPPVLEDAIALEATVRQIEQAAIRVDSTAARCHGLNPLTPPPELHSVDELERRLAQIDEQRGRVEAQEENLVATTGLVPLPPLENESELDVTVDQLTTLLRQAADLAETCIEAQAQLSAVATELRHAAQGETCPTCGQAFDADRLLEATVGGLGGHAHG is encoded by the coding sequence GTGATCACGAGGATTGAGCTTCACAATTTCATGTCGCATCGGAAGACGGTGATCGAACCGTCTCCCGGGCTGACAGTGCTGGTCGGTCCGAACAACTGCGGCAAGAGCGCGCTGGTCGCGGCGCTGCAGATTCTCTGCCACAACGAGAATTCGACTTACGTGAAGCGTCACGGCACGAAGGAGTGTGCGGTTGTCGTTCACACGTCGGAAGGACACGTGATCGAATGGCGGCGGAAGACGTCGCCGCGGTACCTGATCAACGGCACCGAGCACAGTCGGCTCGGAAATGCGGGGATTCCTGCTGAGCTCCACCCCCTGCTCCGGCTTCCGGTTGTCGCCGACGATGCGGACGACAGCTTCGACGTCCATTTCGGCAGCCAGAAATCGCCGATCTTCCTGCTCAACAGCAAGGCCGGCGCCGCGGCCAAATTCTTCGCCTCGTCCTCTGACGCCATCCGCCTGCTCGAAATGCAGCAGCGTCACAAAGAGAAGGTGACTGAAGGACGGCGACAGCATCAGAGGCTGGAGGCCGATGCGGCCATCGTGTCCGCAGAGCTCAAGGTTCTCGAGGCGACGGTTCCGGTCGATGTCGAACTGTCCGGCCTCGAGACGGAGTTCGCGAGGCTGAACGGGATCCAATCGGAGATCGAGGCCCTGACGCGTTCCGAGTTCGAACTCGTCGATCGACTCGAGCAGGCCAACCGATACAAAGTTGAACGCGACGCGTTGAGCCGATTGACGACTCCCCCGGTACTTGAAGATGAGGCGCCGCTGGAGCGTTCGAGCGAGCAGATCGAAGCCGCGCTGCAATCGACCGCGAGGTTGCAGGCAGAATGCCGGAGCCTTGGCGAATTGCAGACGCCGCCACAACTGGCCGATGAGGCCGGCATTGACCGACTCGCGGAGCAACTGGATGCCACTGCGCGGCAGATCGACGTCCTGGCCCGGCAACGCGCGGCCCTGGAAGGGCTTGCTTCGCCGCCGGTCCTGGAGGACGCGATCGCCCTGGAGGCGACTGTCCGCCAGATCGAACAGGCCGCGATCCGAGTGGATTCGACCGCGGCGCGCTGCCATGGCCTCAATCCGCTGACGCCACCGCCGGAACTGCACAGCGTCGACGAGTTGGAGCGTCGGCTGGCCCAGATCGACGAGCAGCGAGGCCGGGTGGAGGCGCAGGAAGAGAACCTGGTCGCCACCACCGGGCTCGTTCCCCTGCCTCCGCTGGAAAATGAGTCGGAACTCGACGTGACTGTCGATCAGCTCACGACCTTGCTGCGGCAGGCAGCCGATCTGGCGGAAACGTGCATTGAGGCGCAGGCGCAACTGTCGGCTGTTGCGACGGAGTTGCGTCATGCGGCCCAGGGAGAGACGTGTCCAACGTGCGGGCAGGCGTTCGATGCGGACCGGCTCCTGGAGGCCACGGTCGGCGGGCTGGGAGGACACGCCCATGGGTAA
- a CDS encoding alpha/beta hydrolase, whose product MEEHRFQTRDRRRTLRRLAGCTLAVLLLGWAGSTLAVTWSLTHRAVPRRPETSFDIPGVTRSDLTLTTSDGEALGAWLFSGRADLPSAIVMHGNNGSRSRSRKIIELLSQKGWTVLAVTLRAHGDSTGELNDIGWSARRDVITAVAFLEQTFPGRSIVVCGRSMSSAAAIFAAEELGDRVAGYWLEQPYNTLEAAAWRRLQQQLPPVFDLAAFTGMQLWSRAILPVSLSKIAPAQCICHVPAGGPLVILSGDMDDNLPLDDVQELVDQVRERARFVVFRGAGHVGMPETDPSLYESELDAFLKAVIERNGEAARESRQNPPEVM is encoded by the coding sequence ATGGAAGAACACAGGTTCCAGACACGCGACCGGCGACGGACACTCAGACGGCTCGCGGGGTGCACGCTGGCCGTCCTGCTCCTGGGATGGGCCGGATCGACTCTGGCCGTCACGTGGTCGCTGACGCATCGCGCCGTTCCACGGCGGCCGGAGACCAGCTTCGACATTCCCGGCGTGACGCGGAGCGACCTGACACTCACGACCAGTGACGGTGAAGCACTTGGGGCCTGGCTGTTTTCCGGGAGAGCCGATCTGCCGAGTGCGATCGTGATGCACGGCAACAACGGCTCTCGATCCCGGAGCCGGAAGATCATCGAGCTCCTCTCCCAGAAGGGGTGGACGGTGCTGGCCGTCACACTTCGCGCTCACGGTGATTCCACGGGCGAACTCAACGACATCGGCTGGAGCGCGCGACGCGACGTCATCACTGCTGTCGCATTTCTCGAGCAGACATTTCCGGGACGATCCATTGTTGTCTGCGGGCGGTCGATGAGTTCGGCAGCGGCGATCTTCGCGGCGGAGGAACTCGGTGATCGCGTGGCGGGCTACTGGCTGGAGCAGCCCTACAACACCCTGGAAGCCGCCGCCTGGCGGCGGCTTCAGCAACAACTGCCACCTGTCTTTGACCTCGCGGCGTTCACCGGGATGCAATTGTGGTCGAGGGCGATCCTTCCGGTCTCCCTCAGCAAGATCGCGCCGGCCCAATGCATCTGCCACGTTCCGGCAGGGGGGCCACTGGTCATCCTCTCAGGGGATATGGACGACAACCTGCCGCTCGACGATGTTCAGGAACTTGTCGACCAGGTCCGCGAGCGGGCAAGGTTCGTCGTTTTTCGGGGCGCCGGCCACGTCGGGATGCCCGAAACGGACCCGTCGCTGTATGAGAGCGAGCTCGATGCGTTCCTGAAGGCGGTCATCGAGCGGAATGGCGAGGCGGCCCGCGAGTCTCGACAAAATCCGCCCGAAGTGATGTAA
- a CDS encoding MarR family winged helix-turn-helix transcriptional regulator, which translates to MLQYDFQGSIGYWIFMTARIYERAMQQELIPAGITHRQCQVLCWLALEGPLSQVELADRMSIEPPTLVRILDRMERDHLLVREASEHDRRVKKVRVLPQARPVWKKIVQCAERVRARAARNLTASQSETLKELLEIVQNNLQDPDAAGKNPSETLVRSQSGKKRPRARINATA; encoded by the coding sequence GTGCTGCAATACGACTTCCAGGGGAGCATCGGTTACTGGATCTTCATGACCGCTCGCATCTACGAGCGCGCCATGCAGCAGGAACTCATTCCCGCTGGAATCACGCACCGTCAATGCCAGGTCCTGTGTTGGCTGGCGCTGGAAGGGCCGCTTTCACAGGTCGAACTTGCCGACCGGATGAGCATCGAACCCCCCACGCTCGTCCGCATCCTCGACCGGATGGAGCGGGATCACCTCCTCGTCCGGGAGGCCAGCGAACACGATCGCCGGGTGAAGAAGGTCCGCGTTCTCCCCCAGGCCAGGCCCGTCTGGAAGAAAATCGTTCAGTGTGCCGAACGGGTTCGCGCCCGGGCGGCGAGGAACCTCACCGCCAGCCAGTCCGAAACGCTGAAGGAACTGCTGGAAATCGTACAGAACAACCTTCAAGACCCCGACGCGGCGGGGAAAAACCCCTCCGAGACGCTGGTGCGAAGCCAGTCCGGAAAAAAACGCCCCCGGGCCAGAATCAATGCCACTGCCTAG